The Mesorhizobium opportunistum WSM2075 DNA window CTCGGTATTCCCTGAGGAAAATGGCGAACAGGTCGCCGCGTTTCGCGGGCGCAACAGCGGCTTCGTCCCGGTCGATCACCGCGCGCTGTGGGACAGCCATTTCCCGGGGCACGAGGCGGCCGCGCGGATCGGCGCCGGTGGCGATATTTCGCTGTCGCCCGCGCTGAGCGGCACCGATGGTTTTTATGTCTGTGCCATGCGCAGGCCCGGCTGAACCGTATCGGATGGCGCCGATGCGTGCCGGGTTCGTTTCGCTGTCGCAGGTCAAGCCGATTGCTGCACTGCAGCAAAAGCGTTTGCCTGCCGCCTGTGCCTCTGCAATAAGCTTTTCCGGCAAAAGTGAAGGCAATGGCGATGGCGGCAAAGATCGTACCGGCTCCAGACTATGAGGATCGCGTCAGGGCGTCCTTTGCGCGCCAGCAGGCGATGGCGACGATCGGCGCCGAACTGACGCTGGTGACACCGGGGATCATCGAGATCGAGATGCCCTATTCGGCTGCATTGACCCAGCAGCATGGCTTTCTGCACGCCGGCGTCATTTCGACCGCGCTGGACTCGGCCTGTGGTTATGCCGCCTTCTCGCTGATGCCGGAGAATTCCGGCGTGCTGACCATCGAGTTCAAGGTCAACCTGCTGGCGCCGGGTCGGGGCGAACGGTTCCTGTTCCGCGGTTCGGTGACCAAACCCGGCCGCACCATCATCGTCGCCGATGGCCAGGCCTATGCCTTCGCCGTCGACGGCGAGGCCAAGCTGATCGCCACCATGACCGGGACCATGATGACGGTGGTCGGCCGTGACGGGATTGCAGGCTGATGGGCAATGTTGCGCGAATTGGCGGCAAGGACGTCCTGTTCGTCATGGCGGTGCAAGCCGAATACGGTCCGCATCTGCAAAAACTGTTCACGCCGCTGATGACCGGTGTCGGCCCGGTCGAGGCAGGTGTGCGCCTCGGCGCCGAACTCTCCTGGCTGAAATCCGAGAAGACCTTGCCGGATCTCGTCGTATCGCTCGGCTCAGCGGGCAGCCGGACCTTGGAACAGGCCGAAATCTACCAGGCCGTCTCCGTCGGCTATCGCGACATCGATGCCTCGCCGCTCGGCTTCGAGAAAGGCGCGACGCCGTTCCTCGACCTGCCGGTGACCGTGCCGCTGCCGTTCAGGATTCCGCAGATCAAGGAAGCCACGCTATCGACCGGCGGCGCGATCATCACCGGCGCGGCCTACGACACG harbors:
- a CDS encoding 5'-methylthioadenosine/S-adenosylhomocysteine nucleosidase (Enables the cleavage of the glycosidic bond in both 5'-methylthioadenosine and S-adenosylhomocysteine), coding for MGNVARIGGKDVLFVMAVQAEYGPHLQKLFTPLMTGVGPVEAGVRLGAELSWLKSEKTLPDLVVSLGSAGSRTLEQAEIYQAVSVGYRDIDASPLGFEKGATPFLDLPVTVPLPFRIPQIKEATLSTGGAIITGAAYDTIMADMVDMETFACLRACQLFDIPLIGLRGISDGAADLRHVGDWTEYLHIIDEKLADAVIRLEQAIGSGLLRVQPTPEDPRPV
- a CDS encoding PaaI family thioesterase, translating into MAAKIVPAPDYEDRVRASFARQQAMATIGAELTLVTPGIIEIEMPYSAALTQQHGFLHAGVISTALDSACGYAAFSLMPENSGVLTIEFKVNLLAPGRGERFLFRGSVTKPGRTIIVADGQAYAFAVDGEAKLIATMTGTMMTVVGRDGIAG